In Solea senegalensis isolate Sse05_10M linkage group LG6, IFAPA_SoseM_1, whole genome shotgun sequence, one genomic interval encodes:
- the naf1 gene encoding H/ACA ribonucleoprotein complex non-core subunit NAF1 — MDETESDKNDQTAQMKQQDMEVSVAEHLEGLTVTPENTDVSSSCTQTNPDEQENSAAAALSSVTACETEDCSDEDDDSEDSDSDSSSSSSSSSSSSSSSPSPPILEEDDDEGFSQPAPIKTMDEVLLEELPAVEELSLSLPEEVQLKPVGTISSVIQQLVVIQSLKDIPALAEDTIIFQSDREAVGKVFEVFGPVSSPLYILRVKSLELVSSKGLTEGQTVYYAPAIKEYTGYILTQQLKLSRGSDASWKNDQEPPEEALDYSDDEKEKEAKKKKKTSRKRRDNNGTDNPAQITQNTLQQQQQHQHRDVRGFPPRHAGPSFRHHNPRGKQPPFRHAHTGSHRHMDVPHAYLPPPPPPPPSHLPPHCSYPPPLPPHHYPPPGFPLYPPPPPSFFNPAFSSHMWPPNSLPFS, encoded by the exons ATGGATGAAACGGAATCAGATAAAAATGACCAGACGGCACAGATGAAGCAGCAGGACATGGAGGTTTCTGTGGCCGAACATCTGGAAGGTCTCACCGTGACTCCTGAAAACACAGATGTGTCGTCATCGTGCACACAGACAAATCCAGATGAGCAGGAAAActcggcagcagcagctctttctTCAGTCACCGCGTGTGAGACGGAGGACTgcagtgatgaagatgatgactcGGAGGATTCAGACag TGATAGctcgtcctcctcatcctcctcgtcctcctcatcctcgtcttctccctctccccccaTACTTGAGGAGGACGACGATGAGGGTTTCAGCCAGCCGGCCCCCATCAAAACCATGGATGAAGTCCTGCTGGAG GAGCTGCCGGCAGTCGAGGAACTGTCTCTGTCGTTACCAGAGGAAGTACAACTGAAACCTGTTGGAACAATCTCCAGTGTCATTCAGCAGCtcg TCGTCATCCAGTCTCTGAAAGACATTCCTGCTCTGGCTGAAGACACCATCATCTTTCAGTCTGACAGGGAGGCTGTGGGAAAG GTGTTCGAGGTGTTCGGTCCCGTGTCGAGTCCACTGTATATCTTACGTGTGAAGTCGTTGGAGCTGGTGAGCAGCAAAGGGCTGACAGAGGGACAGACGGTTTACTACGCACCGGCAATCAAAGAGTACACGGGATACATCCTCACACAGCAGCTCAAACT ttcAAGGGGATCTGACGCGTCGTGGAAGAACGACCAAGAACCACCAGAGGAG GCTTTAGATTATAGTGATgatgagaaagagaaggaggcaaagaagaagaaaaagacgtCCAGGAAGAGGCGGGACAATAACGGCACAg ATAATCCTGCTCAGATTACCCAGAACaccttgcagcagcagcagcagcatcagcatcgtGACGTCAGGGGTTTCCCACCGAGACACGCAGGGCCGTCATTCAGGCACCACAACCCGAGAGGCAAACAGCCACCGttcagacacgcacacacaggctcacacagacacatggatGTTCCTCACGCAtacctcccccctcctcctcctcctcccccatctCATCTTCCTCCCCACTGCTCTTaccctcctccccttcctcctcaccATTACCCTCCCCCTGGCTTCCCTCtctaccctcctcctcctccgtccttCTTTAACCCGGCTTTCTCCTCTCACATGTGGCCCCCAAACTCTCTCCccttctcc